The following DNA comes from Elusimicrobiota bacterium.
GGGGGGGGATGGGGGGGAGGGGCTACTTCCCGAAATTATCACCATATTTCAGCTAAAACTGGCGAGGGTATCTCCGAGTTATTAGAGATACTTTCTGAAAAATTTGATAGTGAACTTAAATATAAAAAAGTAATACTACCTTACAACCTGTTTTCAGTTGTTGAAAAAATAAAAGCAGTCGGTAAAATTGTACAATATACGCCCCAAAAAGAACACGCTGTCTTAAGAATTCTGATTGACGATAAAAACTGGGGACAGATTCAAAACTTTCTATCTACTGCAGCTAAAATCTGATAAAAATCAGGGTCGCTAAAATCTGCGCAATCGTCGTTAGAAATCTGTGTAATCTGCATTTTATGAAAAATCTTACGCTACCTAATAAACTAACAGTCGCAAGAATTATCGCAGTTCCTATTTTTGTAATAAGTATTATTTCAAAAAATACCAAACTTGCAGTAGTTATATTTGTGTTCTGCATTGTTACCGATTTTTTAGACGGACTTATCGCCCGAAAACTCGGGCAGAGAACGCCACTGGGTGCATTTCTTGACCCGTTTGCAGACAAGTTTCTTTTGATGAGTGCATTTATTACCTTTGCAGCATTAAAAGAAATACCTGTGTGGATACCGATTGTCGTGCTTACAAAAGATATTATTATTTCGTTGGGCTGGTTCTTACGGTATCAACTCACCGGCAACTCTGTTATCGCACCGACATTGCCGGGTAAAATATCAACAATTTTAGAAATGTGCGTGATATTCTTTATTCTTGTAAATATATCTGACAAAATTTTAACCGCCTCTACTTATTTGATGCTTATCTGTATTATTGTTTCAACTTTTAATTATATTTTTGCTGGAATCAAAGAAATT
Coding sequences within:
- a CDS encoding CDP-alcohol phosphatidyltransferase family protein produces the protein MKNLTLPNKLTVARIIAVPIFVISIISKNTKLAVVIFVFCIVTDFLDGLIARKLGQRTPLGAFLDPFADKFLLMSAFITFAALKEIPVWIPIVVLTKDIIISLGWFLRYQLTGNSVIAPTLPGKISTILEMCVIFFILVNISDKILTASTYLMLICIIVSTFNYIFAGIKEIEK